A region from the Tachysurus vachellii isolate PV-2020 chromosome 25, HZAU_Pvac_v1, whole genome shotgun sequence genome encodes:
- the LOC132839952 gene encoding zinc finger homeobox protein 4-like isoform X2, producing the protein MTDCMCRGCYSGSGASLHYIPKDPETRQKWIEFIYKNRTAPKFKNLDRIRICSAHFTEECFTNYRQKMMGFGKRLILKPNAVPTIAVHVEFTSQSRTRQEKQEETTAETRLCPLCQRRQKDSEALSFHLTKRHSVHPACLNNLLITAPYVNRSSEAQDSSIQNINDTSQKKSSESTESSLMPVQQDGSSQDNDTHDESGEGIRGSIYGDSEDSVKEEKYNAKNNANQLFKCHACLEFFTHKSALSVHYNSATHIQKIRTGAGNDRDSSTPLLAYPYTSTKPYQCDVCHVSYFYAFGLESHLKSVLHQSRTRKAGNTAANSKTNTETGIMVGNVACTTAANPRQLASAKTCNYVTQGQKVQLQPASSLLPAPVVSAQAVPTVLPLLTLAPNSVPHNIVPSVFPPPRTSSTQLIPQTQMLMPMIVNGLQAQSATRDSSQHIVQQAVPVLGICSAQQVQELSTSDSQSQSAATGVSSASGIPLETNMGVNGEGVTVKFEIKEEPCDQVVSQMTPCTEHSIRQVGLKEEHNSIWDRIVDNIECGDNQPGKSNSSNANIASKPLSTKPCSSSGLETPALTEFQSQVLWAFSESRNGADFQIPPREDCDALGREVGLTEDEVRKWLTDMHRTKDGHRADVQTHYDRQGSTEDDEDALTIDESGGTVLRSNTDFLSEIEDADDEQTTADKKRKRGMD; encoded by the exons ATGACGGACTGCATGTGTCGGGGGTGTTATTCAGGGTCTGGAGCCTCACTGCATTACATCCCGAAAGATCCAGAGACGCGTCAGAAGTggattgaatttatttataaaaaccgCACGGCGCCTAAATTTAAAAACCTGGATCGTATCAGGATCTGCAGCGCTCATTTCACAGAGGAATGTTTTACTAATTATCGCCAGAAAATGATGGGATTCGGGAAAAGGTTGATTCTTAAACCGAATGCGGTCCCGACTATAGCTGTGCATGTAGAGTTCACATCACAGAGCAGGACTCGGCAG GAGAAACAGGAAGAAACCACGGCTGAAACGCGCCTGTGTCCCTTGTGTCAAAGACGTCAAAAGGACAGCGAGGCTCTTTCTTTCCACTTGACGAAAAGACACAGTGTGCATCCAGCATGTCTCAATAACCTACTTATTACT GCACCATATGTGAACCGTTCCAGTGAAGCCCAAGACTCCAGTATACAAAACATCA aCGACACATCACAGAAAAAGTCCTCAGAAAGCACCGAATCCAGTTTAATGCCAGTTCAACAAGATGGTTCTTCTCAGGACAATGACACACATGATGAATCAGGAGAAGGTATCAGAGGAAGCATCTATGGTGACTCGGAGGATTCAgtcaaagaagaaaaatacaatGCTAAAAACAATGCTAACCAACTTTTCAAGTGTCATGCATGTCTGGAATTCTTTACTCATAAATCAGCATTGAGTGTACATTATAATTCAGCCACACATATCCAGAAGATAAGAACGGGAGCAGGGAATGACCGTGATTCCTCAACTCCTCTTCTGGCTTACCCATACACCTCGACCAAACCGTACCAGTGTGACGTGTGCCACGTCTCTTACTTTTATGCCTTCGGCCTAGAGAGCCATCTAAAGTCTGTACTGCACCAAAGTCGTACCAGGAAGGCTGGAAATACTGCAGCTAATTccaaaacaaatacagaaaccGGAATCATGGTGGGAAACGTTGCATGCACAACAGCGGCTAATCCCAGACAGTTAGCTAGTGCGAAGACCTGTAATTATGTGACACAAGGACAGAAGGTTCAGCTTCAGCCTGCTTCCTCGTTGCTTCCTGCTCCAGTGGTGTCAGCTCAGGCAGTACCTACTGTTCTTCCTCTCTTAACATTAGCTCCAAACTCTGTTCCACACAACATTGTACCTTCTGTCTTTCCTCCACCAAGGACTTCATCTACTCAGCTAATACCCCAAACTCAAATGCTAATGCCAATGATTGTGAATGGGCTCCAAGCCCAAAGTGCGACACGAGACAGCTCTCAACATATAGTGCAGCAAGCTGTGCCGGTCCTTGGTATCTGTTCAGCACAGCAGGTTCAAGAACTCAGCACAAGTGATTCCCAAAGTCAGTCGGCAGCTACTGGAGTTTCCAGTGCATCTGGTATACCTTTAGAAACGAATATGGGTGTTAATGGGGAAGGAGTGACAGTAAAATTTGAAATCAAAGAAGAGCCTTGTGATCAAGTGGTATCACAGATGACTCCTTGCACAGAACATTCTATCCGTCAGGTAGGTTTAAAAGAAGAGCATAACAGCATATGGGATCGAATTGTGGATAATATAGAGTGTGGTGACAACCAGCCAGGCAAATCCAACTCCTCAAATGCAAATATTGCTTCAAAGCCTTTAAGTACAAAGCCTTGTTCAAGCTCGGGCTTGGAAACTCCAGCGCTAACCGAGTTTCAGTCTCAGGTCCTGTGGGCTTTTTCTGAGTCACGAAATGGGGCTGATTTTCAAATTCCACCAAGAGAAGACTGCGATGCTCTCGGCAGGGAAGTAGGACTAACTGAGGACGAGGTACGAAAATGGCTAACGGACATGCATCGCACCAAAGACGGACATCGCGCAGATGTACAGACTCACTATGACAGACAGGGAAGCACTGAAGATGACGAAGACGCTCTAACGATTGATGAAAGTGGGGGGACGGTTCTCCGATCCAACACGGACTTCCTTTCGGAAATAGAGGATGCAGATGATGAACAGACCACAGcagataaaaagagaaagaggggcATGGATTAG
- the LOC132839952 gene encoding zinc finger homeobox protein 4-like isoform X1: protein MSPKKVSGKNGSKKKKRMMTMEIKHEIVDKYERGARVSDLARVYDRPTSTICTILKQKDVIKNLNPSKGVTIISKLRSNINDEMEKLLLSWIKEKQMSGDTITETVICEKASLIYGDLKQKEAAEEEETSTPGKPFKASRGWFDNFKKRTGVHSVVSRRSHVKAAQEHVVASEGFVPKEVFKKKPRRTFITAEEKQEETTAETRLCPLCQRRQKDSEALSFHLTKRHSVHPACLNNLLITAPYVNRSSEAQDSSIQNINDTSQKKSSESTESSLMPVQQDGSSQDNDTHDESGEGIRGSIYGDSEDSVKEEKYNAKNNANQLFKCHACLEFFTHKSALSVHYNSATHIQKIRTGAGNDRDSSTPLLAYPYTSTKPYQCDVCHVSYFYAFGLESHLKSVLHQSRTRKAGNTAANSKTNTETGIMVGNVACTTAANPRQLASAKTCNYVTQGQKVQLQPASSLLPAPVVSAQAVPTVLPLLTLAPNSVPHNIVPSVFPPPRTSSTQLIPQTQMLMPMIVNGLQAQSATRDSSQHIVQQAVPVLGICSAQQVQELSTSDSQSQSAATGVSSASGIPLETNMGVNGEGVTVKFEIKEEPCDQVVSQMTPCTEHSIRQVGLKEEHNSIWDRIVDNIECGDNQPGKSNSSNANIASKPLSTKPCSSSGLETPALTEFQSQVLWAFSESRNGADFQIPPREDCDALGREVGLTEDEVRKWLTDMHRTKDGHRADVQTHYDRQGSTEDDEDALTIDESGGTVLRSNTDFLSEIEDADDEQTTADKKRKRGMD, encoded by the exons ATGAGTCCTAAGAAGGTGAGTGGTAAGAATGGTAGTAAGAAGAAGAAACGCATGATGACTATGGAAATAAAGCATGAAATTGTGGATAAATATGAGCGTGGTGCCCGCGTGAGTGATCTAGCACGCGTGTATGATCGCCCTACATCCACCATATGTACCATCCTAAAGCAGAAGGATGTTATCAAGAACCTAAATCCTTCTAAGGGCGTGACGATTATATCGAAGTTACGTTCGAATATAAATGATGAGATGGAGAAGCTTCTGTTGTCGTGGATAAAGGAGAAGCAGATGTCAGGAGATACCATCACCGAGACGGTCATCTGTGAGAAGGCCAGTTTAATCTACGGTGATCTGAAACAAAAGGAAGCagctgaggaggaggagacatCAACTCCAGGGAAGCCATTCAAAGCAAGTCGAGGATGGTTTGATAACTTTAAGAAGCGCACTGGTGTCCACTCGGTGGTGAGCAGGCGCTCACACGTGAAAGCTGCACAGGAGCACGTTGTTGCCTCTGAAGGTTTCGTCCCAAAAGAAGTCTTCAAAAAAAAGCCTCGGAGGACATTCATCACGGCTGAGGA GAAACAGGAAGAAACCACGGCTGAAACGCGCCTGTGTCCCTTGTGTCAAAGACGTCAAAAGGACAGCGAGGCTCTTTCTTTCCACTTGACGAAAAGACACAGTGTGCATCCAGCATGTCTCAATAACCTACTTATTACT GCACCATATGTGAACCGTTCCAGTGAAGCCCAAGACTCCAGTATACAAAACATCA aCGACACATCACAGAAAAAGTCCTCAGAAAGCACCGAATCCAGTTTAATGCCAGTTCAACAAGATGGTTCTTCTCAGGACAATGACACACATGATGAATCAGGAGAAGGTATCAGAGGAAGCATCTATGGTGACTCGGAGGATTCAgtcaaagaagaaaaatacaatGCTAAAAACAATGCTAACCAACTTTTCAAGTGTCATGCATGTCTGGAATTCTTTACTCATAAATCAGCATTGAGTGTACATTATAATTCAGCCACACATATCCAGAAGATAAGAACGGGAGCAGGGAATGACCGTGATTCCTCAACTCCTCTTCTGGCTTACCCATACACCTCGACCAAACCGTACCAGTGTGACGTGTGCCACGTCTCTTACTTTTATGCCTTCGGCCTAGAGAGCCATCTAAAGTCTGTACTGCACCAAAGTCGTACCAGGAAGGCTGGAAATACTGCAGCTAATTccaaaacaaatacagaaaccGGAATCATGGTGGGAAACGTTGCATGCACAACAGCGGCTAATCCCAGACAGTTAGCTAGTGCGAAGACCTGTAATTATGTGACACAAGGACAGAAGGTTCAGCTTCAGCCTGCTTCCTCGTTGCTTCCTGCTCCAGTGGTGTCAGCTCAGGCAGTACCTACTGTTCTTCCTCTCTTAACATTAGCTCCAAACTCTGTTCCACACAACATTGTACCTTCTGTCTTTCCTCCACCAAGGACTTCATCTACTCAGCTAATACCCCAAACTCAAATGCTAATGCCAATGATTGTGAATGGGCTCCAAGCCCAAAGTGCGACACGAGACAGCTCTCAACATATAGTGCAGCAAGCTGTGCCGGTCCTTGGTATCTGTTCAGCACAGCAGGTTCAAGAACTCAGCACAAGTGATTCCCAAAGTCAGTCGGCAGCTACTGGAGTTTCCAGTGCATCTGGTATACCTTTAGAAACGAATATGGGTGTTAATGGGGAAGGAGTGACAGTAAAATTTGAAATCAAAGAAGAGCCTTGTGATCAAGTGGTATCACAGATGACTCCTTGCACAGAACATTCTATCCGTCAGGTAGGTTTAAAAGAAGAGCATAACAGCATATGGGATCGAATTGTGGATAATATAGAGTGTGGTGACAACCAGCCAGGCAAATCCAACTCCTCAAATGCAAATATTGCTTCAAAGCCTTTAAGTACAAAGCCTTGTTCAAGCTCGGGCTTGGAAACTCCAGCGCTAACCGAGTTTCAGTCTCAGGTCCTGTGGGCTTTTTCTGAGTCACGAAATGGGGCTGATTTTCAAATTCCACCAAGAGAAGACTGCGATGCTCTCGGCAGGGAAGTAGGACTAACTGAGGACGAGGTACGAAAATGGCTAACGGACATGCATCGCACCAAAGACGGACATCGCGCAGATGTACAGACTCACTATGACAGACAGGGAAGCACTGAAGATGACGAAGACGCTCTAACGATTGATGAAAGTGGGGGGACGGTTCTCCGATCCAACACGGACTTCCTTTCGGAAATAGAGGATGCAGATGATGAACAGACCACAGcagataaaaagagaaagaggggcATGGATTAG